One window of the Rufibacter radiotolerans genome contains the following:
- a CDS encoding S8 family serine peptidase: MGLCTKLFFFCVLVVSGLFTPAAQAQQRYWVLFKDKPALAEGPWVSEQAVAQRRLQHLPVHQPSDAPVHQPYLDSLARRGFSVTSVSKWLNAAVISVLPHQATALQQAGYIQEIRPITGYFQTTSTAVPFQPNYIAKALSQLKSEALFVQSLTGRGVKIGVIDAGFYQAPEKPGLATLFENGRIKQYRDFVSPGRQDLYGEKESGLDAHGTEVLLCLGGNDPYQKVISGLAPEADYYLARTDHGSLESRVEEEYFVRALEWMDSLGVRLVNSSLGYGTGFDNPAENYRPDQMDGGSYIAKAVQMAVEQKGMMLVIAAGNDGGNKKWQILNTPADAPGVLTVGATDYFSWVKQGYSGIGPGFLPYLKPDVACFASSGTSFSAPIITGLIACLLEEKPSLTAAQLTDILHRSSHLYPFGNNYVGYGVPNAGKALELAHNLSAFPKAVPLEVHGNRFIYKPKSRNNIADNGGIVLFRKQSPTLVMAQQKLSSRVKRIVVKRLPGETHTTLQVGTTVMELVWR, translated from the coding sequence GTGGGCCTTTGTACTAAACTATTTTTTTTCTGTGTCTTAGTTGTCTCCGGGCTTTTTACCCCGGCGGCCCAGGCACAGCAACGGTACTGGGTGCTTTTCAAGGACAAACCGGCCTTGGCCGAAGGGCCATGGGTAAGCGAGCAAGCCGTGGCCCAGCGGCGTCTTCAGCACCTGCCCGTGCACCAGCCAAGCGATGCGCCGGTGCACCAGCCTTACCTGGACAGCCTGGCCCGGCGCGGCTTCTCGGTCACCTCTGTTTCCAAGTGGTTGAACGCGGCCGTCATCTCGGTGCTGCCTCACCAGGCAACGGCGTTGCAGCAGGCGGGTTATATACAAGAGATTCGCCCCATTACCGGGTATTTTCAAACCACTTCTACTGCCGTTCCTTTCCAGCCCAACTATATTGCCAAGGCGTTGTCTCAGTTGAAATCTGAGGCGCTTTTTGTGCAGAGCCTTACCGGCCGGGGCGTAAAGATTGGCGTGATAGATGCCGGTTTTTATCAGGCCCCTGAGAAGCCGGGTCTGGCTACCTTGTTTGAGAATGGCCGCATAAAACAATACCGCGACTTTGTAAGCCCGGGTCGCCAGGACCTTTACGGGGAAAAGGAAAGTGGTTTAGATGCCCATGGCACCGAGGTGCTGCTCTGTCTGGGAGGCAATGACCCTTACCAGAAAGTGATCAGTGGTCTGGCCCCCGAGGCAGACTATTACCTGGCCCGCACTGACCATGGCAGCCTGGAGTCCCGCGTGGAAGAAGAGTATTTTGTACGCGCCCTGGAGTGGATGGACAGCCTGGGCGTACGGCTGGTGAATTCCTCCCTGGGGTACGGCACTGGCTTTGACAACCCCGCTGAGAATTACCGGCCCGACCAGATGGACGGCGGCAGCTACATTGCCAAGGCCGTGCAGATGGCCGTGGAGCAGAAAGGCATGATGCTGGTGATTGCGGCCGGCAATGACGGTGGCAACAAGAAATGGCAGATCCTGAATACCCCCGCCGACGCCCCCGGCGTGCTCACCGTAGGCGCCACCGATTACTTTAGTTGGGTCAAGCAGGGCTACAGCGGCATCGGCCCCGGTTTTCTGCCGTACCTGAAGCCAGACGTAGCCTGCTTTGCCAGCTCGGGCACCTCTTTCTCGGCGCCCATCATTACCGGCCTCATTGCTTGCCTGCTGGAAGAAAAACCTTCCCTTACCGCCGCCCAACTCACCGATATTCTGCACCGAAGCAGCCACCTCTACCCCTTCGGGAATAACTACGTGGGCTATGGGGTGCCCAATGCTGGCAAAGCCCTGGAACTGGCGCACAACCTCTCGGCTTTCCCTAAGGCCGTCCCCCTGGAAGTGCACGGGAACCGGTTCATTTACAAGCCCAAATCCAGGAATAACATTGCAGACAACGGCGGCATTGTGCTCTTCCGGAAACAGTCGCCTACCCTGGTCATGGCCCAGCAGAAGCTTTCCTCCCGCGTGAAAAGAATTGTAGTGAAGCGCCTGCCCGGCGAGACGCATACCACGCTGCAAGTGGGCACAACGGTGATGGAGTTGGTGTGGCGGTAG
- a CDS encoding aminopeptidase P N-terminal domain-containing protein — MKYESIGKDLYIHNRQKFVPYLKPHSLAIFHSNDVMPTNADGTMPFRQNNDLLWLSGIDQEESVLILFPDAREERLKEILFVRETNDHILTWEGYKLTKEQAREVSGIETIFWTHEFDSILNSLMPYVENVYLNSNEHLRAVVEVETRDARFIKKIQAKYPLHNYMRSTQHLHYLRSIKHPREIELMRTACNITEKAFRRLLKFVKPGVMEYEIEAEISHEFLRNRSRGPAYGSIIASGANACILHYVDNFRECKDGDVLLMDFGAEYANYSSDLTRSIPVNGKFTPRQAEVYNSVLHVMDTAKKMLVPGNTLDQYHKFVGKVMEHELIKLGLLNEGDVHNQNPDAPLYKKYFPHGTSHFLGLDVHDVGDKYRPFEEGMVFTCEPGIYIREEGLGIRLENDFLITHNGAVDLMENIPLALEDIEREMRS; from the coding sequence ATGAAATACGAGTCTATCGGGAAAGATCTCTACATCCACAACCGCCAGAAGTTTGTTCCTTACCTCAAGCCCCATTCACTGGCCATCTTCCACTCCAATGATGTCATGCCCACCAACGCAGACGGCACCATGCCCTTTAGGCAGAACAACGACCTGCTCTGGCTTAGTGGTATAGACCAGGAGGAAAGCGTATTGATTCTTTTCCCCGATGCCCGCGAGGAGCGCCTGAAGGAAATCCTGTTCGTGCGGGAGACCAATGACCATATTCTCACCTGGGAAGGCTACAAACTCACCAAAGAGCAGGCCCGCGAGGTGTCCGGTATTGAGACCATCTTCTGGACCCATGAATTTGACAGCATCCTCAACTCGCTCATGCCTTACGTGGAGAATGTGTATCTCAATTCCAATGAGCACCTGCGCGCCGTGGTGGAGGTGGAGACCCGTGATGCCCGTTTCATAAAGAAAATACAAGCCAAATACCCGCTGCACAACTACATGCGCAGCACCCAGCACCTGCATTACCTGCGCTCCATCAAGCACCCCCGTGAGATTGAGCTCATGCGCACCGCCTGCAACATCACAGAGAAAGCCTTCCGGCGGTTGCTTAAGTTTGTGAAGCCCGGCGTGATGGAGTATGAGATTGAGGCCGAGATCTCTCATGAGTTCCTGCGCAACCGCTCCCGCGGACCAGCCTACGGGTCTATCATCGCCTCTGGCGCCAACGCCTGCATCCTGCACTATGTAGACAACTTCCGGGAGTGTAAAGACGGTGACGTGCTGCTTATGGACTTCGGGGCCGAGTATGCCAACTACTCGTCTGACCTTACCCGCTCCATACCCGTGAACGGTAAATTTACCCCGCGGCAAGCCGAAGTGTACAACTCCGTGCTGCACGTCATGGACACGGCCAAAAAGATGCTGGTGCCCGGCAACACCCTGGACCAGTACCACAAATTTGTGGGCAAGGTGATGGAACACGAACTCATCAAACTAGGTCTTCTAAACGAAGGCGACGTGCACAACCAGAACCCAGACGCCCCGCTCTACAAGAAATACTTCCCGCACGGCACCTCCCACTTCCTGGGTCTGGATGTGCATGACGTGGGTGACAAATACCGTCCGTTTGAGGAAGGCATGGTCTTCACCTGCGAGCCGGGTATCTACATCAGGGAAGAAGGTCTGGGCATACGCCTGGAAAATGACTTCCTCATCACCCATAACGGCGCGGTAGACCTTATGGAGAACATCCCGCTGGCGCTGGAAGACATTGAGCGCGAAATGCGCAGTTAA
- a CDS encoding TolC family protein — protein MSTKQRVARTSRTLSFFWVWGFFWVAFSAAGQTKELPLLDGQEDPNTRRLSLVEVIKMAKELSPSYQQALTQLENRTWQYQTYKSNYLPQLKLNATLPDYTKSINPIVQPSGNIEFRRQHVATTYTELALSQNIGLTGGVVSVNSNLKRIDDFMRPSNVSRHSYSSAPAVVTLSQPIFRSNYLKWDRRIEPLRYEEAKRSFWEEMERISIRATDLYFSQLQSQIGFDIASKNVANNDTLFKIAQARFYQAKISVNELLQLELSLLTSRQSLEQAKLDIETSTLRLRSYLGITDDYPIRLSTPDAIPQFEVNEAFALEQAKENRSRMVGLKREELEAERNMAQAEGDAGVNANLYLQYGLVQQSNSVGEVYQDPSEQQRVVMTVSVPIMDWGRTKSKLGTARANQKLVKANLEQQRANFEQDVYLQIKRFKMLREQMKIAQQANGLAERRFLGARDRYLSGKIGILELNQAATERDSARRSYVSNLRNFWDAYYNVRLQTLYDFEMNQPLVLPLPF, from the coding sequence GTGAGTACCAAACAACGAGTAGCAAGAACCAGCCGTACGCTTTCCTTTTTCTGGGTCTGGGGCTTTTTCTGGGTGGCCTTTTCCGCCGCTGGGCAAACAAAAGAGCTTCCGTTACTAGATGGCCAGGAAGACCCCAACACCCGCCGCCTGAGCCTGGTGGAGGTGATCAAGATGGCCAAGGAACTATCGCCCAGCTACCAGCAGGCGCTTACCCAGCTGGAGAACCGTACCTGGCAGTACCAGACCTATAAAAGCAATTACCTGCCCCAGCTCAAGCTGAATGCCACCCTGCCAGACTATACCAAAAGCATTAACCCCATTGTGCAGCCGTCTGGTAATATTGAGTTCCGGCGCCAGCACGTGGCCACTACTTACACTGAACTTGCCCTAAGCCAGAACATTGGCCTGACCGGCGGTGTGGTTTCCGTGAACTCCAACCTCAAGAGGATTGACGACTTCATGCGGCCCTCCAATGTGAGCCGGCATTCCTACTCCTCGGCCCCGGCAGTGGTAACGTTGAGCCAACCTATTTTCCGGTCTAACTACCTTAAATGGGACCGCCGCATTGAGCCCCTGCGCTATGAAGAGGCCAAACGCAGCTTCTGGGAGGAGATGGAGCGTATTTCCATCAGGGCCACCGACCTGTATTTCTCCCAGCTGCAAAGCCAGATTGGCTTTGACATCGCCTCTAAGAACGTGGCCAACAATGACACGCTTTTCAAGATTGCGCAAGCCCGTTTTTACCAGGCCAAGATCAGCGTAAACGAACTTCTGCAACTGGAGCTGAGTTTATTGACCTCCCGGCAAAGCCTGGAGCAGGCCAAGCTGGACATAGAGACCAGTACCCTGCGCTTGAGGTCTTACCTGGGCATCACCGATGATTACCCCATCAGGCTTTCCACGCCAGACGCCATTCCGCAATTTGAGGTGAATGAAGCCTTTGCCCTGGAGCAGGCCAAAGAAAACCGGTCCCGCATGGTGGGGCTCAAACGGGAGGAACTGGAAGCCGAGCGCAACATGGCCCAGGCCGAGGGCGATGCTGGCGTGAATGCGAACCTATACCTGCAATACGGCCTGGTGCAACAATCAAATTCCGTTGGCGAAGTATACCAAGACCCCTCTGAGCAGCAACGCGTGGTGATGACCGTGAGTGTGCCTATCATGGACTGGGGTCGCACCAAGTCTAAACTAGGTACTGCCCGCGCCAACCAGAAGCTGGTAAAAGCCAACCTGGAGCAGCAAAGGGCCAATTTTGAGCAGGACGTTTACCTGCAGATCAAACGCTTTAAGATGCTGCGCGAACAGATGAAGATTGCCCAGCAAGCCAACGGCCTGGCCGAGCGCCGCTTCCTGGGCGCCCGGGACCGCTACCTTTCCGGCAAGATTGGTATCCTGGAACTGAACCAGGCCGCCACTGAACGTGACTCGGCCCGCCGAAGCTACGTAAGTAACCTGCGTAACTTCTGGGACGCCTATTACAACGTGCGCCTGCAGACCCTTTATGACTTTGAGATGAACCAGCCGCTGGTGTTGCCGCTGCCGTTTTAA
- a CDS encoding aspartate carbamoyltransferase catalytic subunit produces MQQLSVRHLLGIKEITPQDIQLIFETADQFKEVLNRPIKKVPSLRDVTIANVFFENSTRTRLSFELAEKRLSADVINFSASGSSVKKGETLLDTVNNILAMKVDMIVMRHSSPGAPHFLSRKIKANIVNAGDGTHEHPTQALLDSFSIRQKLGEVAGKKIAIIGDITHSRVALSNIFALQMQGAEVAVCGPPTLLPKFIGELGVKVFWNVREALQWCDVANVLRIQLERQQGKLFPSLREYAMYFGINKKMLDELNKEIVLMHPGPINRGVELTSDAADSHHSIILDQVENGVAIRMAVLYLLASKG; encoded by the coding sequence ATGCAACAGCTTAGCGTCCGGCACCTGTTGGGCATCAAAGAGATCACCCCCCAGGACATTCAGTTGATTTTTGAGACTGCTGACCAGTTCAAGGAGGTTTTAAACAGACCCATTAAGAAAGTACCCTCGCTGCGCGATGTCACCATTGCCAACGTCTTCTTTGAGAACTCCACCCGCACCCGGCTTTCCTTTGAGCTGGCAGAGAAACGCCTCTCGGCGGATGTGATCAATTTCTCGGCCTCGGGGAGTTCCGTAAAGAAAGGCGAAACGCTGCTGGACACGGTCAACAACATTCTGGCCATGAAGGTAGACATGATAGTTATGCGCCACAGCAGCCCCGGTGCCCCGCATTTTTTATCGCGCAAGATCAAGGCCAACATCGTGAACGCCGGCGACGGCACCCATGAGCATCCCACCCAGGCTTTATTGGATTCCTTCTCCATCAGGCAAAAACTTGGTGAGGTAGCCGGCAAGAAAATAGCCATCATCGGGGATATTACTCACTCCCGCGTAGCCCTTTCCAATATTTTTGCCCTGCAGATGCAGGGGGCCGAGGTAGCCGTCTGCGGGCCTCCTACCCTGCTGCCCAAGTTCATTGGCGAGCTAGGCGTAAAGGTCTTCTGGAACGTGCGCGAGGCTCTGCAATGGTGCGATGTGGCCAACGTGCTGCGTATACAGCTGGAGCGCCAGCAAGGCAAACTTTTCCCGTCATTGCGCGAGTACGCCATGTATTTCGGTATCAACAAAAAGATGCTGGATGAGCTTAACAAAGAGATTGTGCTCATGCACCCCGGCCCCATTAACCGCGGGGTAGAACTCACCTCAGACGCGGCAGACTCCCACCACTCCATTATTCTTGACCAAGTGGAAAACGGCGTTGCCATTAGAATGGCGGTGTTGTACCTGTTGGCTAGTAAAGGATAA
- the pyrR gene encoding bifunctional pyr operon transcriptional regulator/uracil phosphoribosyltransferase PyrR, translated as MHKRLIVPHALFQIMIRRLAHQLIETHHDFSDSVILGLQPRGIYVADRLQQTLQDILGVTVQTGYLDITFHRDDFRRRATPLAPNATHVDFSLEGKRVILVDDVLYTGRSVRAAMDAMISYGRPAQVELLVLIDRQYTRDLPIEATYTGQRVDSQHSQRVEVTWKGPDAGEDAIWLLDITPDQEQPHATA; from the coding sequence ATGCATAAACGCCTCATTGTTCCGCACGCGCTGTTCCAGATCATGATCAGGCGCCTGGCGCACCAACTGATAGAAACGCACCATGATTTTTCTGATTCTGTGATCCTGGGGCTGCAGCCCCGCGGCATTTACGTGGCAGATCGGTTGCAGCAAACCCTCCAGGACATTCTGGGCGTGACCGTACAGACCGGCTACCTGGACATAACCTTCCACCGTGATGATTTCCGGCGCCGCGCCACTCCTCTCGCCCCTAATGCCACCCACGTAGACTTTTCCCTGGAAGGCAAACGGGTGATCCTGGTAGATGATGTGCTCTACACCGGCCGCTCGGTGCGCGCCGCCATGGATGCCATGATCTCCTACGGCCGCCCGGCGCAGGTAGAACTCCTCGTGCTTATTGACCGCCAATACACCCGTGATTTGCCCATTGAAGCCACCTATACCGGCCAACGGGTTGACTCCCAGCACTCGCAGCGGGTAGAAGTAACCTGGAAAGGCCCAGACGCCGGTGAAGACGCCATTTGGCTATTAGATATTACCCCAGACCAAGAACAACCTCATGCAACAGCTTAG